The Vicia villosa cultivar HV-30 ecotype Madison, WI linkage group LG1, Vvil1.0, whole genome shotgun sequence genome includes a region encoding these proteins:
- the LOC131627312 gene encoding uncharacterized protein LOC131627312: MHPKSFQILVQSPDHQICPKSVTGDQTLSDLKRSLFPNSSSFYFTLHGKPIPDDSTFSQSKIAPLSTLVLQSRLLGGGGDGGATGAESRDCYLKMYAEKKPDKVDPNEQRLSKWQNCALSNEPLREPCVIDKLGNIFNKEALVEALLGKKLPKEFGYIKGLKDMIKIKLSSIPGEDDGAKFRCPVAGLEFNGKYRFFALRNCGHVLSSKALKEVKSSACLVCHEEFGEGDKIVINGNEEEVEVLRERMEEEKAKVREKKTKKVKNGDSEGLNGLGLEVSKLSGSKHGMDAEKASAKVDRNGKVANGNKSVNGGAVVAKRFKATDIAPANATEVYASIFTSSRKSDFKETYSCRSLPLGRN, encoded by the coding sequence ATGCATCCCAAATCATTCCAAATCCTTGTTCAATCGCCAGACCATCAGATTTGCCCTAAATCCGTCACCGGCGATCAAACCCTCTCTGACCTAAAACGTTCTCTCTTCCCCAATTCATCATCCTTCTACTTCACCCTCCATGGAAAACCTATCCCCGACGATTCAACTTTCTCCCAATCCAAAATCGCGCCTCTTTCTACTCTCGTCCTCCAATCACGCCTCCTCGGAGGCGGAGGAGATGGCGGCGCTACCGGCGCTGAGTCGCGCGACTGCTACCTTAAAATGTACGCTGAGAAGAAGCCGGATAAAGTGGATCCCAATGAGCAGAGGCTGTCGAAATGGCAGAATTGTGCGTTATCGAATGAACCGTTGAGGGAGCCTTGTGTGATTGATAAGCTTGGGAATATTTTCAACAAGGAAGCGTTGGTGGAGGCTTTGTTGGGGAAGAAGCTTCCTAAGGAGTTTGGGTATATTAAGGGTTTGAAGGATATGATAAAAATTAAGCTTTCGTCCATTCCGGGGGAAGATGATGGGGCTAAGTTTCGGTGTCCGGTTGCGGGGTTGGAGTTTAATGGAAAGTATAGGTTTTTTGCTTTGAGGAATTGTGGGCATGTTTTGAGTTCGAAGGCTTTGAAGGAGGTTAAGTCTTCGGCTTGTTTGGTTTGTCACGAGGAGTTTGGTGAGGGTGATAAGATTGTGATAAATGGGAATGAAGAGGAAGTGGAGGTTTTGAGGGAGAGGATGGAGGAGGAGAAGGCCAAAGTTAGGGAGAAGAAAACGAAGAAGGTGAAGAATGGTGATAGTGAGGGTTTGAATGGTTTGGGTTTGGAAGTGTCGAAATTGAGTGGTAGTAAGCATGGTATGGATGCGGAGAAGGCTTCAGCTAAGGTGGATAGAAATGGGAAGGTTGCTAATGGTAACAAAAGTGTTAATGGTGGGGCAGTGGTGGCTAAGCGGTTTAAGGCGACTGATATTGCTCCGGCAAATGCTACTGAGGTCTATGCCTCTATTTTTACTTCTTCTAGGAAGTCTGATTTTAAAGAAACATACTCTTGCAGGTCTCTGCCTCTTGGTAGGAACTAA
- the LOC131627305 gene encoding uncharacterized protein LOC131627305 has product MENSDKTPISSSSSPRPSAEEPEPKKVKMSTTTSDDEQQCTTGEGTKIRYKRRKVAIFFAYCGVGYQGMQKNPGAKTIEGELEEALYVSGAVPEQDRGLSKRYDWARSARTDKGVSAVGQVVSGRFYIDPPGFVERLNSNLPSQIRIFGFKRVTASFSSKKFCDRRRYVYLIPVFALDPCCHRDRETVLASLGSENELVKCLECSERGRKVEGLVGNSKRNLELEAVIGDTNGLSDRNVVVNSGVTENVDVSLRNEGENGLNKESINDDKGKVLLEEANSKTDLETVVSAQDVAAPLNGGSQSNSGALEEEKVNGEDTPVKKSVFTYGEKERERFNKILNYYVGTHNFHNFTTRIKPEDPSAHRFIISFDASTTVVVDGMEFVKCEIVGQSFMLHQIRKMMGLAVAIMRNVAPESLIDKALQKEVSMTVPTAPEVGLYLDECFFTSYNQKWKDTHEEVSMKAYEKEAEEFKMKYIYSHIASTEHKEGTVGLWLHSLNHRNYADLRILDEEGVTTDKESEIEVVTGVTNDKKSEIEVVTSVANDKKSEIEAVTGVANEKKSEIEVVTE; this is encoded by the exons ATGGAAAACTCAGATAAAACTCCGATAAGTTCGAGTTCATCTCCGCGGCCGTCTGCGGAAGAGCCAGAGCCCAAGAAGGTGAAGATGTCTACCACTACTTCTGATGATGAACAACAATGCACAACTGGTGAAGGAACTAAGATAAGATACAAGCGTCGTAAGGTAGCTATTTTCTTTGCTTACTGCGGTGTTGGTTATCAGGGTATGCAGAAAAATCCTGGTGCAAAGACTATTGAAGGTGAACTAGAAGAAGCATTGTATGTGTCTGGAGCTGTACCTGAACAGGATCGTGGACTTTCTAAACGATATGACTGGGCTCGGTCCGCTAGGACTGATAAAGGAGTTAGTGCTGTTGGACAGGTTGTCTCGGGTAGGTTTTATATTGATCCGCCTGGATTTGTTGAGCGTCTTAATTCGAACCTTCCGTCGCAGATACGGATCTTTGGTTTTAAGCGGGTGACAGCTTCTTTTAGTTCTAAGAAGTTCTGTGATCGGAGGAGGTATGTTTATCTCATCCCTGTGTTTGCTCTTGATCCGTGCTGTCATCGTGATAGAGAGACTGTTTTGGCTAGTTTAGGGTCTGAAAATGAGCTTGTTAAGTGTTTGGAGTGTTCTGAGAGAGGTCGAAAGGTGGAAGGTTTGGTTGGTAATAGTAAGCGCAATCTTGAGCTTGAAGCTGTGATTGGTGATACCAATGGTTTGTCGGACAGAAATGTTGTGGTTAACTCTGGAGTTACAGAGAATGTAGATGTTTCTTTGAGGAACGAGGGTGAAAATGGTTTAAATAAAGAATCCATTAACGACGACAAGGGTAAGGTTTTACTTGAAGAAGCAAACTCTAAAACTGATCTTGAGACTGTGGTTTCTGCTCAGGATGTGGCTGCTCCTTTAAATGGTGGATCTCAGAGTAATTCAGGTGCTCTCGAGGAAGAAAAAGTGAACGGAGAGGATACACCTGTCAAAAAAAGTGTGTTTACTTATGGTGAGAAGGAGAGGGAGAGATTTAACAAGATTTTGAACTATTATGTTGGGACTCATAATTTCCATAACTTCACGACCAGAATAAAACCTGAGGATCCTTCTGCTCACCGTTTCATTATTTCCTTTGACGCAAGCACCACGGTTGTAGTTGATGGCATGGAATTTGTGAAGTGTGAGATCGTAGGCCAGAGCTTCATGCTTCATCAGATACGGAAGATGATGGGGCTTGCCGTGGCTATCATGAGAAATGTTGCACCAGAGTCACTTATCGATAAAGCTTTGCAAAA GGAAGTTAGCATGACCGTGCCTACTGCGCCAGAGGTTGGATTATATTTGGATGAGTGTTTCTTTACTTCGTACAACCAGAAGTGGAAAGATACACATGAAGAGGTGTCAATGAAAGCATATGAGAAAGAAGCCGAGGAATTCAAAATGAAGTACATATATTCTCATATTGCTTCCACAGAACATAAGGAAGGAACTGTTGGCCTATGGTTGCATTCTTTGAACCATAGAAACTATGCAGATCTGCGCATCCTTGACGAGGAAGGTGTCACGACTGACAAGGAATCTGAAATTGAAGTTGTGACTGGTGTTACGAATGACAAGAAATCTGAAATTGAAGTTGTGACTAGTGTTGCGAATGACAAGAAATCTGAAATTGAAGCTGTGACTGGTGTCGCGAATGAAAAGAAATCTGAAATTGAAGTTGTGACTGAGTGA